taatattgaaccattttcagtcaatcaatgtttttattttctatgtacattgttgaaaacggccaacaattgcatctccgaTGTGACTAGGATAAAaacactaattcactgcttatacttaaaaaaacttctagatcctctagaaaaaatatatatgcagtatatttcttacctaaaaatgtcattatgcttgataacacacatcacttaaaaattaggtgtttttcccatgtgtttcaattgaatttccatttgtgtcaagctttttaagttctagttaagttataaactgtaagtcctgataggattttgagtttttacagtgttcaaaataaatgtatgatacctgctgtattggagctcattaaggaccagtgctacttagtgttttatccagcaatgactactgagctaaaattgacagttagcattattttttattttacaccctcatcactctacagcgctatgtttttacagattgaataaagcctgtatgtaagacctgttagccacgcatcgacagtggtcataattggtAGAaaactagccctccgcagggctaacgttatgtgggcgagtgacagtaacgttaatcttatttattagcgctatgtAGTCTactgctgtttactaacgccgccctgtctgtcatttcgcatctagctctacttacatatgatatctatgagacgcatcagaagctacctgctaccactgtagcatcaagcgggcgtagtttttatcaacatcggcgtagtttgtagcagctgtcggctgcggtaagcttttttaaaatttcttcctctacgcacgtgacgtcagcgcgttgtcccgcattaaaagcaaaattaaacaattcctcgaggtgaataaaattactcggatcagttttttaactcgagttattcgagttgcttgagtattcgtttcagctctactcgaCAACCTTGTGACTTTGCTTGACACGACTCATTTTTACAACCTTGTGCCTTGACCCGACTTGACTTGCCCTCAAAGGCTTTCTTGTGACTCAGATCCTAGTGACTCATATAATTGTCTGCCTATTGTTGCCAGTAGACTCCGAATTAGTCAGTAGAGGGGGCTGGGTGGtcctacttttattttgaacttGTCTAAAATGCGTCCTCCTAGGGTGGTTTGGAATCCGCAAGGACTTCTGCCACTTCCTGCTGGAACTCCTACCCTTCCTGCGAGAATACGGCAACGTGTCTTACGACCTCCAACGCAGCGATGACCACGAGGCCGCCGAGGACCCTCCCGCCGTCCCCGAACCGCCGCCCAAGATCGCCCCCATGTTCCACAAAAAAACCGGCGTGGTGATCACGCAGAGTCCCGGCAAATATTTTGTCCCGCCGCCCAAACTTTGCATAGACATGCCCGACTAGACCAGCGCGAACTCTGCCTTTAGAGCCGCCGCTAGACCGAACCGAGTGGAATCCCGCGACGTCCGGTGCACCGCGTGTAGGTGTTTTATAGGGACTAAAAAGGACGCCGCCTCACTCTGCGATGGGACCAGCAGGCAGGACGCGGGCTTCGTTACGGCCTCGGACTTTCAAAGTTGAGGTGTCAAGTGGTACCTCGTTCTCCTTGTTGTTGCCGTAAGGTCAACCTTTGACCTTTGAATCCTTCGTTTAACATACACTACTTTCAAAACGTCAGAGAAAATTTGCTATCATTGTTTTTCCTAACAAAAGTAAAAACTGAGTTAATTGCGCACTGACCAAACAAATGGAAAATGCACTTCGGAGTTTAGGAAGGTCCTGCTTTTTGTTCCCTCTCCAACCGTCTTGTAAAACAACCAATTtatcattagggaccagtgagaAATCCGCTTTCAATTGAtcaatatagaccctacccacgtgacgtcacaactccgctctcctgactggtgccgcccacttgtccggcaacacatcgtgttgacctgttacggctacgtacattcctcctatttacgacgtgtttttctgctcgttaacattaataatcaaaatggtgaaggcgtgtgtggcggtcggttgcaatgacatagaagatagacggagagacttgaagttctaccggattccgagagacacggagagagcgagatgggctgctgcaattcgacgagaaaactgggctccaaacgattaccacagattatgtagtagtcattttatatctggtaagatgcatttatatatatatttagagggttttgggctgacaaccacaattaagatcattgctaggctaatcgtcgacaacatacacgtatgtatgtagtgagtgctatcgctaaaccatataaacattaaaagccctagctccattgacaaatgacatgaaatacattagacttgacagtggatgttagcaagaacaaaagattttgaattgaaaatttcgtaactcaccttccgagcacaagattcctgccgaattttcgtgtacgaggacctgtttcacccaaccagcaatgtagcatttataagcctccaagctcttaaagtttttcaaactttcgtgagaataggctgattttgtgtggacaagatagttgtaaatatcagggtcatgcAGAGACTGTGAAGGCAGccagtcaaaaatcatcgatttaggcatcaaatatggatctggcgactgtatagaacgaagcttttccacataacgccttttatgcaacacatccagtgagtttacggcatcagaaagcaccgggtcttccatgaaatgcattttaaattcctcgatcaattgaaaccaatgctaatacagagacaaaatgacggacaagtgggcggaaccatacagcgagcacgtggttttatgacgtcggtgggtaggctctataaagAAGTGTAGAATCGTTGTCATTCTTTGGATTGAGCAACTTTCAATGGTTTAGGTGCAAATGTACATAAGCGCTAACGTGATCTGTTGGCAACTTTCTGCATCAgctgaaaatcacacaaaaaaaaaagttttttttttttttaaccagattTGACATTCAAATGCCAGCCTTATAGTCTTGAGAGCGCTTTAACGGCTGTTGGTTAGGAGACTAAACTGTACATAGGTGAAAATGCttgtgtgaatgtttttttgttgttgttgatgtaatggatggatggacactgtatataaaagtttGACACATCCTTGTGTGAATGGCAGTTATTGCGTGAATTCATTGCCAATTCTTGTTTCTGGTTTTGCTATGTACTGAATTTTTTTGGGTACAAtttgttacttttttaatttgggGTGACCGTGGCAGTATCACCGCCAACCACGAGATTGTGGCTTGTGCATTGATTTGACTTGTTTTGTCATAAAATATGTATTCGGTGGAATAAAAGTTGGAAAATAGTGGCTATCACAACAGCAAGATACCACAATGTTTGTGCAGTTACACATGTGACCAATAGACGGCGTAAAAGCACACGAACAGAAGAAGACAACAATACAgtctgtagcgttagctgctatcaACATTTTCACGGCTGTTTAGGGAAATACTAACAGGTACGTCAAACATCCCTCTGCTGACatgacatttattcatcatttctttattttaattcCGAAGTCGCTCGCGGGGTAGCGTACGAGCTCATTTCGACAGGGTGGGCTATATAGCTAGAAGGCTAACATTAGCTTCAACTAGACGCCAGGTTTGTTTTTAACGTAGACGTTCAGGACACATTGATTCGTAAGTGTAATTTGTTGTAGGTCTAAGGCTGGGCATCTTTCGTTTCTAGCTTCTCTAAAGGGAAAGCAAATCTCAACAGCATAATTATTCAAAACTAGTGGTGATTTATAAGGAGCGCCCATggtgccaggatagaaaaaatattttttaagctACTCTATACTCACAGATGACTAAATTATACTCACTGTGTACTAAACTGTACCACTGGAAACTGTACCCACGGATTACTAAAATGTCCCCTCAGTTTAGtatactgtacccacagtttagtagtctttactagggctgcagctatcgaatattttaggagtcgattaatcgatgaactagttagttcgaataatcgagtaatctgataaggaacatgaaaatttaaaatacctgagctgagcctcaaacggtagaatttttttttttttttaaatgagtatgtacaacaaaagaataattgactaaattgcatagaaaaagtccgctagcttaaatgctataaaatgctaaagttttttttctttacaatgctctcaacaaatagttcagacacatattcccacaaaaaaaacggctaaatatactataaattaaattaagaatgcattaaaaacattagctcaaacaaaagaccaatgtaagctaagtttaacagggagcagttgaattcagccatgtgaaaagaggcagaccagagggcagtataCCCCACTTtagacgaatactcgaagcaacaaaatatttttttctaatcgaatactcgagttaatcgattaaccgttgcagcactagtctgtACCCATGGGTAGAAATCTGTACCCACGGATATCTAAACTGAGTAGATTACTAAACTATACCCCCAGTTTACTAGTGTGTACCCTCAGATTGTCATTAGGGACTATTTCGTATATTGTACTTACAGAGTACTAAAATTTGGgtggtaatctgtacccacagattactaaactattGGTACAGATGATTAAACtccacccacagattactaaagtggacccacagtttactatacTGTACCCACAAATTACCAAAATGTGgtgtagtaatctgtacccgcaGGGTTCTAAACCGTGAGTAGATTACTAAACTATAAATAGATTACTAAACTAACCCACAGTTCAGTAGTctctacccacagattactaaactatgggtacagatgactaaactgcatccacagattagtaaactctaGTAAtcagtacccacagattactaaatggTGGGTAGtagtctgtacccacagattagtgaACTGTGTACAGTTTAGAAAACACACAGAGATTaccaaactgtacccacagttgagTAGTCTGTACCCACAGACTACCATTTAGTATAAAGTACCCTACCcacatctgtacccacagatttttAAACTGTGGGTGGTAATCTCTACCCACAGATTTCTAAACTAAGTATATTACTAAACTATTCCAACAGTTTAGtagtctgtacccacagattactaaactattGGTACAGATGACTTAACTTCACCCACAGACTGCTAACTGTTGACACAGTTTAGTATACTGTACCcactgattactaaaatttgggTAGTAATCTATACCCGCAGGGTTCCAAACTGTGAGTAGATTACTAAActatacccacagtttagtactcCGTACCCACAGATGAGTAAATTATgggtacagatgactaaactgtacccacagtttactaaactgtactcaCATATTACGAAAATGTGGGTGGTGGTCTGTACACACAAATGACTATgggtacagatgactaaactgcACCTACAGATtattaaactgtacccacagtttagtatactgtacccacagattactaaaacgTGGGTAGTGATCTCTacacacagattactaaactgtgggtacagatgactaaactgcacacacagattactaaactgttccCACAGTTAAGAATACTGTACCCACAGGTTACTAAAATGTGGGTAGTAGTCTATACCAACAGATTTCTaactgggtacagattactaaaccgcACCCACTGATTAGTAaactacccacagattagtatcctgtacccacagattactaaagttGGGGTACTACTAATCTGTAccgacagattagtaaactgtgtacAGTTTAGAAAACTGTGGGAacatattactaaactgtgtgtccagtttagtaaactgtgggtacagattactaaactgtgtgtacagattactaaactgtgtgtacagtttagtaaactgtgtgtacagattactaaactgtgggaacAGTTTAGCAAACTGGGTACAAATTTAATAAACTTTGGGTACACATTAGCTctgaaatttcatttttctaCCCTGGGGTGGGGGGCTCGGTAGCTTTTCCCTTTTAGCTTTCTGACCTATTTTTCCTCATACCTAAGCTTCCCCATGCAGACCAGAATTATTGTGTATGATATTAAAATTTAAACTGTAAAAGGCACGAATAAATCCAGAAATGCTCATCACCATTGCCCAGCCCAATTTTTGGCGGGCATTACGATTGAACCACTGTTTTCAATGCAGGGACGCTGGAATTTTCTGACACCCACTCGGACATGTCCTATGTCTTCATCAACGATTCGTCGCAGATTAACGTGCCTCTGCTGCAGTCCTGCATCGATGGAGACCTCCCCTTTGCAAAGAGGCTCCTGGAGACCGGATGTGACCCCAACATCCGCGACAACCGGGGTCGCACCGGTCTGCACTTAGCTGCGGCGCGGGGCAACGTGGACATCTGTCGCCTGCTGCATAAATTCGGGGCGGATTTGTTAGCGACGGATTACCAAGGCAACACGGCGCTGCACCTGTGCGGACATGTGGATACCATCCAGTTCTTGGTGTCCAATGGGCTAAAGATCGATATTTGGTAAGAGATCCAATCGAAGAGCGACAGTGTTCATGGTGCAATTTAGTTGACCTGGACGCCACTGGTTCCCGTAGTAATCACAACGGCTCGACACCCCTGGTGCTGGCCAAGAGACGCGGCGTGAACAAGGATGCCATCCGACTGCTGGAGGGCCTGGAGGAGCAGGAAGTGAAAGGCTTCAACCGAGGGACGCACTCCAAACTAGAAACCATGCAGATGGCTGACAGCGAGAGGTAGGCGCTCATGCTCTTTTAGTCTCCAACACGATTAATTTTCTCCTATGTTTGCGTCCAGCGCCATGGAGAGCCACTCTTTGCTTAACCCCAACCTTCAGAGCAGTGAAGGCGTCCTGTCCAGCTTCCGTACCACTTGGCAGGAGTTTGTGGAAGACCTGGGCTTCTGGAGGGTCCTACTCCTGTTGGTTGTCATCGCCCTCCTTTCCTTGGGCATCGCCTACTATGTCAGCGGCGTGCTGCCTTTCTCCAGCAGCCAACTAGAGCTCGTACACTAAGCCAATGCTTGactaaaccatttttttttgccagtaaaTCCGCTTCTCGATTTtcaagcagcgaaaataaaaagtaTTTATCGCCGACTTACCCCCGTAAAATCGGTCGTTCTCTAGTTGTTTTTGTTACATCTAACAATGACTAAGATTATTTCCTTGCGCAGTAGGTCCAAATATAAGAGTATTTGGTAAATACAGATATCCCTCAAAAACTGCTGTACATGCACAtgcgatgagcataaaaacaacatTATAGTAGCATATTTTCCAGACGATAAATCACACctatttcatagtttggctgggcctgCAACTCTTATGTTGATATGTAAGGACTTTTCACACTAGCGTCAGCCCATTGTGAAGAGCGTGAACTACATTTTCactcaaacgcacatcgaggtacagtTAACCTTAGCAAGAAGTCATTTTTCAAGCaatccagagctcgcgaaactttaaaaaacgcatttatcaaggtttcgtcggcTGTGGTTTATGTGTATCCGTCTGCCGAAACAacttgatagcacagatataccataattttcgccgctacatttttccttccattttgaatcctgcgtcttACAGTCCAATGCggcctatttgttgatttgtttgggttaagaggtaacactttatatgacagaggcatcataagactgtcctaAGACCgctataattgtgacatgacactatcttgGGCATGTCATAatgatgattgtctaatgacagataccataa
This sequence is a window from Corythoichthys intestinalis isolate RoL2023-P3 chromosome 13, ASM3026506v1, whole genome shotgun sequence. Protein-coding genes within it:
- the LOC130928994 gene encoding ankyrin repeat domain-containing protein 46, producing the protein MSYVFINDSSQINVPLLQSCIDGDLPFAKRLLETGCDPNIRDNRGRTGLHLAAARGNVDICRLLHKFGADLLATDYQGNTALHLCGHVDTIQFLVSNGLKIDICNHNGSTPLVLAKRRGVNKDAIRLLEGLEEQEVKGFNRGTHSKLETMQMADSESAMESHSLLNPNLQSSEGVLSSFRTTWQEFVEDLGFWRVLLLLVVIALLSLGIAYYVSGVLPFSSSQLELVH